In Actinomadura citrea, a single window of DNA contains:
- a CDS encoding AI-2E family transporter: protein MPQTPGQPPGDTPGATPAHEPPDAPTPEQTPQRSHQMPPWLPKAFALAGGSVLAFLAGLWLLGRLRELLLLLLISLFLAFAIEPAVNWLAARGWRRGLATAAMFVVVGLLIAGFLGGIGSLLAAQVTNLIGGFPGYVRRFVGWVNATFGTHLSQQTVFQRLPTVTGALSRHLSDLAANVWGFGTTALGVLFNTLGVLLFTFYLSAEGPRFRRTVCSLLPPHRQREVLRAWEIAVDKTGGYIYSRGLLALISGVAHYAAMAGLGVPYAAALALWVGVVSQFIPAVGTYLAGAVPVLIALTRSPSTALWILLFIIAYQQLENYLLQPRITARTLDMHPAVAFGLILAGAAVAGPIGILLAIPLGASLQAFAGAYVRRYEVEEHPLTKPDAPPGRWWRWLRRG, encoded by the coding sequence ATGCCGCAGACGCCCGGCCAGCCGCCCGGCGACACGCCCGGCGCTACGCCGGCCCATGAACCGCCCGACGCCCCCACCCCCGAGCAGACCCCCCAACGGTCGCACCAGATGCCGCCGTGGCTGCCCAAGGCGTTCGCGCTCGCCGGCGGGAGCGTGCTGGCGTTCCTGGCGGGCCTGTGGCTGTTGGGGCGGCTGCGCGAACTGCTGCTGCTCCTGCTGATCTCGCTGTTCCTGGCCTTCGCGATCGAGCCAGCGGTGAACTGGCTCGCCGCGCGCGGATGGCGCCGCGGCCTGGCGACCGCGGCGATGTTCGTCGTCGTGGGGCTGCTCATCGCAGGGTTCCTCGGCGGTATCGGGTCGCTGCTGGCGGCCCAGGTCACCAACCTGATCGGCGGGTTCCCCGGCTACGTCCGCCGGTTCGTCGGATGGGTGAACGCCACGTTCGGGACGCACCTGTCGCAGCAGACGGTCTTCCAGCGGCTCCCCACGGTCACCGGCGCGCTGTCGCGGCACCTGTCGGACCTCGCCGCGAACGTGTGGGGATTCGGCACCACCGCCCTCGGCGTCCTCTTCAACACCCTCGGCGTCCTGCTGTTCACCTTCTACCTGTCCGCCGAGGGCCCCCGGTTCCGCCGGACCGTGTGCTCCCTGCTTCCGCCGCACCGCCAGCGCGAGGTCCTGCGCGCCTGGGAGATCGCCGTCGACAAGACCGGCGGCTACATCTACTCCCGGGGACTGCTCGCCCTCATCTCCGGCGTCGCCCACTACGCCGCCATGGCCGGGCTCGGCGTCCCGTACGCGGCGGCCCTGGCACTGTGGGTGGGCGTGGTCTCCCAGTTCATCCCGGCCGTCGGCACCTACCTGGCCGGGGCCGTGCCGGTCCTCATCGCCCTGACCAGGTCACCGAGCACGGCGCTGTGGATCCTGCTGTTCATCATCGCCTACCAGCAACTGGAGAACTACCTGCTGCAACCGCGCATCACCGCCCGGACCCTGGACATGCACCCGGCGGTCGCGTTCGGGCTCATCCTGGCCGGCGCCGCCGTCGCCGGGCCCATCGGGATCCTGCTGGCGATCCCGCTCGGCGCCAGCCTCCAGGCGTTCGCCGGCGCGTACGTGCGCCGATACGAGGTGGAGGAGCATCCCCTGACCAAGCCGGACGCGCCCCCCGGGCGCTGGTGGCGGTGGCTGCGCCGCGGCTGA
- a CDS encoding helix-turn-helix transcriptional regulator, whose product MPHPAPSHPTTRVLAMLELLQANPRMGGAELARRLGVDERTVRRYAARLDDLGVPVVAERGRYGGYRLMPGYKLPPLMLTDDEATAVVLGLLAGRRVGLPGQATESALAKVQRVLPAALRDRVQALRDTLGFTLAARDSAAPDTGAVLTLAAAAREQRRVRIRYRSWQGAETERDLDPYGLVFHSGRWYVTGHDHRSGEIRTFRVDRVAAAEPGTARFEIPDDVDPVQHVTRSLARVPYTHEVEVLLETTLAEARRRIPATTATLTEAAGGVVMTTRAERLDGMARMLAGVGFPFVIRRPEELRGHVRDLAQALREQAAR is encoded by the coding sequence GTGCCACACCCCGCGCCGTCCCATCCGACGACCCGCGTCCTGGCCATGCTGGAACTGCTGCAGGCCAACCCCCGCATGGGCGGGGCGGAACTGGCGCGGCGGCTCGGCGTGGACGAGCGGACCGTCCGCCGCTACGCCGCCCGCCTGGACGATCTCGGCGTCCCCGTCGTCGCCGAACGCGGCCGCTACGGCGGCTACCGGCTCATGCCCGGCTACAAGCTGCCGCCGCTCATGCTCACCGACGACGAGGCCACCGCCGTGGTGCTGGGGCTGCTGGCCGGACGGCGGGTGGGGCTGCCCGGGCAGGCCACCGAGAGCGCCCTGGCCAAGGTGCAGCGCGTCCTGCCCGCGGCGCTGCGCGACCGCGTCCAGGCGCTGCGGGACACGCTCGGGTTCACCCTCGCCGCCCGGGACTCGGCCGCGCCCGACACCGGCGCCGTCCTGACCCTCGCCGCGGCGGCGAGGGAGCAGCGCCGCGTCCGGATCCGCTACCGGTCCTGGCAGGGCGCCGAGACCGAGCGCGACCTGGACCCCTACGGGCTGGTCTTCCACTCCGGACGCTGGTACGTCACGGGCCACGACCACCGCAGCGGGGAGATCCGCACGTTCCGCGTCGACCGCGTCGCCGCCGCCGAGCCCGGCACCGCCCGCTTCGAGATCCCCGATGACGTCGACCCCGTCCAGCACGTCACGCGGTCACTGGCGCGCGTGCCCTACACCCACGAGGTCGAAGTGCTGCTGGAGACGACCCTCGCCGAGGCGCGGCGCCGCATCCCCGCCACGACCGCGACGTTGACCGAGGCCGCCGGGGGAGTGGTGATGACCACGCGCGCCGAACGCCTGGACGGAATGGCGCGGATGCTGGCGGGTGTGGGCTTCCCGTTCGTCATCCGCCGGCCCGAGGAACTGCGCGGCCACGTCCGCGACCTGGCACAGGCCCTGCGGGAGCAGGCCGCGCGGTGA
- a CDS encoding alpha/beta hydrolase, translating into MHTTPTVRRRPHRVTWRRSLASGAITAVLAAGLGAVGTGPAQAFAGPVRADDGARITAEKKIASHEVDIAIDSPALGKAVKTRILLPKNWTRNATATWPVLYAYHGGQDDYTSWTRNTDIEAWAAKYNVIVVMPEGDNGSYTDWYNYGKGGTPRWETFHTAEVRQLMERNYHAGALRAVIGNSSGGAGAMSYAARHPGMFKYAASLSGILSMRSIGMPALLMFTNAGNGQDPFAIWGVPWSDDANWAAHDPYSLAPKLRGTGLYFSAGTTGRPGPGDPDVAPWDIGLLSEIAVGANNKDFQKRLEQLNIPHTAHIYGDGRHNWPAWVREAGAVWPTLMKSIGARRV; encoded by the coding sequence TTGCACACGACACCGACCGTCCGCCGCCGACCGCACCGGGTGACCTGGCGGCGCTCGCTGGCCTCGGGGGCGATCACCGCCGTCCTGGCGGCCGGCCTCGGCGCGGTCGGCACCGGTCCCGCGCAGGCGTTCGCGGGACCGGTCAGGGCGGACGACGGGGCGCGCATCACCGCGGAGAAGAAGATCGCCTCCCACGAGGTCGACATCGCCATCGACTCCCCCGCCCTGGGCAAGGCGGTCAAGACCCGCATCCTGCTGCCGAAGAACTGGACGCGGAACGCGACGGCGACGTGGCCGGTGCTGTACGCCTACCACGGCGGCCAGGACGACTACACCTCCTGGACGCGCAACACCGACATCGAGGCGTGGGCGGCCAAGTACAACGTCATCGTCGTCATGCCGGAGGGCGACAACGGCTCCTACACCGACTGGTACAACTACGGCAAGGGCGGGACTCCCCGGTGGGAGACCTTCCACACCGCCGAGGTGCGCCAGCTGATGGAGCGCAACTACCACGCGGGCGCGCTGCGCGCGGTGATCGGCAACTCCTCCGGCGGTGCCGGCGCGATGTCCTACGCGGCCCGGCACCCGGGGATGTTCAAGTACGCGGCGTCGCTGAGCGGGATCCTGTCGATGCGCTCGATCGGGATGCCGGCGCTGCTGATGTTCACCAACGCGGGCAACGGCCAGGACCCGTTCGCGATATGGGGCGTCCCGTGGTCCGACGACGCCAACTGGGCGGCGCACGACCCGTACTCGCTGGCGCCCAAGCTGCGCGGCACCGGCCTGTACTTCTCCGCCGGCACGACCGGGCGCCCCGGCCCCGGCGACCCCGATGTGGCGCCGTGGGACATCGGCCTGCTCAGCGAGATCGCGGTCGGCGCGAACAACAAGGACTTCCAGAAGCGGCTGGAGCAGCTGAACATCCCCCACACCGCCCACATCTACGGCGACGGCCGGCACAACTGGCCGGCGTGGGTGCGTGAGGCGGGCGCGGTGTGGCCGACGCTGATGAAGTCGATCGGCGCCCGCCGGGTGTGA
- a CDS encoding alpha/beta fold hydrolase has product MTTTGKTTFVLVPGYWLGAWAWDEVAADLRAAGHEVRAVTPAGQAERASGVGPGADVGAQVDDLLRLIEDGDLTGVVLVAHSGANMAVTGAADRIPERIARVVYVDTGPMPSGLAGIDFHDPVSRADLEKAVAEHGDGWKIPVPAFDPQEDPVNLAGLTGEHLAAMRERGTPQPFGTATQALTRPDPLPTTPRTLIATTIPLAAVREMGEGGHPVFSMMTGPGWTYHELPTGHWPMFSRPRDLAALLAGTAAAGG; this is encoded by the coding sequence ATGACGACCACTGGCAAGACGACGTTCGTACTGGTGCCCGGGTACTGGCTGGGCGCCTGGGCGTGGGACGAGGTGGCGGCGGACCTGCGGGCCGCGGGCCACGAGGTGCGCGCGGTGACGCCGGCCGGGCAGGCCGAGCGGGCCTCCGGGGTCGGGCCCGGAGCCGACGTCGGCGCGCAGGTCGACGACCTGCTGCGGCTCATCGAGGACGGCGACCTGACCGGGGTCGTCCTCGTCGCGCACAGCGGAGCGAACATGGCGGTCACCGGCGCCGCCGACCGGATCCCCGAGCGCATCGCCCGGGTCGTCTACGTCGACACCGGCCCCATGCCGTCCGGCCTGGCAGGCATCGACTTCCACGACCCCGTCTCGCGCGCGGACCTGGAGAAGGCCGTCGCCGAGCACGGCGACGGCTGGAAGATCCCGGTTCCGGCGTTCGATCCGCAGGAGGACCCGGTCAACCTCGCCGGCCTGACCGGCGAGCACCTGGCGGCGATGCGCGAGCGCGGCACGCCCCAGCCGTTCGGCACCGCGACGCAGGCGCTCACCCGCCCCGACCCGCTGCCGACCACGCCCCGCACGCTGATCGCCACCACGATCCCGCTGGCCGCGGTCAGGGAGATGGGCGAAGGCGGTCACCCGGTGTTCTCGATGATGACCGGGCCCGGCTGGACGTACCACGAACTGCCGACCGGGCACTGGCCGATGTTCTCCCGGCCCCGCGATCTGGCCGCGCTGCTGGCCGGGACCGCCGCCGCCGGGGGCTGA
- a CDS encoding DUF4132 domain-containing protein, with protein MDEETLVVPAVWRRRLHPRRGGTPGTVLKLDPAAGDALSEKIRARSADVEDVLGNPRSDPGLVAAARRYLSGEDDPLGASVVGQIAVRKESGQDESHTLLVDAWCAERGAAFAAAAVAGLSKAEPTWRWIEQGVRHEAWVRLRDPHEKYGHWWGMRGALVRMRAVLAAVDDTEYERAVSRLAEYRGNILLRSVTTYLVPTRQDWVEESLAETGGPLDYMYSWMLWCSIASPAQLARLGVLGWQAGNAELVTTAVDGVGAALAPPLAHAYDTAHNAKARENSAEALAVLPTDEAFQALVDRADQDRVRPALATAMKRFPARAARLLGGAAAGTGKAAEVAAELLEEHLLTHPELGEGGKAGPARVPDAAARELPASLVTPPWSRRRRERRAVVIDGLVPPDVAAVRWKRGEREAWSPSGRWWDRDGWVGRILDHKAGRLAYWQTLELFAEGPEELVRPLFAAWAAGDPPLTWYKKEMAARYELDAAPLLTKAAADAPASDGEVLLPFLTPRIAALMADWALRLKSARPVAHDWFARHRIAAVPQLIPAALGPAGRERRAAQLALLHIAGNESAEAVVEAARVHGDRAAAAIADLMTADPLDLVPLRAPTIGGWADPALLPQILTVRRDRALPSGATRHLLLTLALEHPGGARPDLADVERACDPESLAAFSWAVFERWEAAGHPARDGWALTQLGLLGGDEAARRLTPLIRAWPGQSRHRNAAAGLDVLAEIGTDVALLHLHGISQKLRFTALKERARQKIDQIAGGLGLTEDELADRLVPDLGLDAAGTLVLDYGPRRFTLGFDEQLRPYVLDDAGRPRKALPKPGAKDDPDLAPAAHKRFAALRKDVRAVAAGQVRRLESAMVQRRSWALPDFQRLLAGHPLLRHIVRRLVWLTGDGTAFRVAEDGTLADSADDALVLDGAARVRVAHRLDLAAGDLAAWTQVFGDYEIAQPFPQLDRPVYALGEEERRTGRLARFDGATVPLGRLLRLEHDGWEHDMPADAGIVGGMTRALPGGVAAGLGFEPAVAIGDRDPAELVTIGGVHVTGDLDAVQASELLAELTAATQG; from the coding sequence ATGGACGAGGAGACGTTGGTCGTTCCGGCGGTGTGGCGGCGCCGGTTGCATCCGCGGCGGGGCGGCACGCCCGGCACCGTGCTCAAGCTCGACCCCGCGGCGGGCGACGCGCTCTCCGAGAAGATCCGGGCGCGGTCGGCCGATGTCGAGGACGTGCTCGGCAACCCGCGGAGCGACCCCGGGCTCGTCGCAGCGGCCCGGCGGTACCTGAGCGGCGAGGACGACCCGCTCGGCGCCTCGGTCGTCGGGCAGATCGCCGTCCGCAAGGAGTCCGGGCAGGACGAATCGCACACCCTGCTCGTGGACGCCTGGTGCGCCGAGCGCGGTGCCGCGTTCGCCGCCGCCGCGGTCGCGGGCCTCAGCAAGGCCGAGCCCACGTGGCGGTGGATCGAGCAGGGCGTGCGGCACGAGGCGTGGGTCCGGCTGCGGGACCCGCACGAGAAGTACGGCCACTGGTGGGGGATGCGCGGTGCGCTGGTCCGGATGCGGGCCGTTCTCGCCGCCGTGGACGACACCGAGTACGAGCGGGCGGTCTCGCGCCTGGCGGAGTACCGCGGCAACATCCTGCTCCGCTCCGTCACCACCTACCTCGTGCCCACCCGGCAGGACTGGGTCGAGGAGTCGTTGGCCGAAACCGGCGGCCCGCTGGACTACATGTACTCCTGGATGCTGTGGTGCTCCATCGCCTCCCCGGCGCAGCTGGCCCGCCTGGGCGTCCTGGGATGGCAGGCGGGCAACGCCGAACTGGTGACCACCGCCGTGGACGGTGTGGGCGCTGCCCTAGCGCCGCCGCTGGCCCACGCCTACGACACGGCGCACAACGCCAAGGCCCGCGAGAACAGCGCCGAGGCGCTGGCGGTCCTGCCCACCGACGAGGCGTTCCAGGCCCTGGTGGACCGCGCCGACCAGGACCGTGTCAGGCCCGCGCTGGCGACGGCGATGAAACGGTTCCCCGCGCGGGCGGCGCGGCTGCTGGGCGGTGCGGCGGCGGGCACCGGCAAGGCCGCCGAGGTCGCCGCCGAACTGCTGGAGGAGCACCTGCTCACCCACCCCGAACTGGGCGAGGGGGGTAAGGCGGGGCCGGCGCGCGTGCCCGACGCCGCGGCGCGGGAGCTGCCCGCCTCGCTGGTGACCCCGCCCTGGAGCCGCCGGCGCCGCGAGCGCCGGGCCGTGGTGATCGACGGGCTGGTGCCGCCGGACGTCGCCGCCGTCCGCTGGAAGCGCGGCGAACGCGAGGCCTGGTCGCCGTCCGGCCGATGGTGGGACCGGGACGGCTGGGTCGGCAGGATCCTCGACCACAAGGCGGGGCGGCTGGCCTACTGGCAGACGCTGGAGCTGTTCGCCGAGGGGCCCGAGGAACTGGTGCGGCCCCTGTTCGCCGCATGGGCCGCCGGTGACCCGCCCCTCACCTGGTACAAGAAGGAGATGGCGGCCCGCTACGAACTGGACGCCGCCCCGCTGCTGACCAAGGCCGCCGCGGACGCGCCCGCCTCCGACGGCGAGGTGCTGCTGCCGTTCCTCACCCCGCGCATCGCCGCGCTCATGGCGGACTGGGCGCTGCGGCTGAAGTCGGCGCGGCCCGTCGCCCACGACTGGTTCGCCCGCCACCGGATCGCCGCCGTCCCGCAGCTCATCCCCGCGGCGCTGGGCCCGGCCGGACGCGAGCGCCGCGCCGCGCAGCTCGCTCTGCTGCACATCGCCGGGAACGAGAGCGCGGAGGCGGTCGTGGAGGCCGCCCGCGTCCACGGCGACCGCGCCGCCGCCGCGATCGCGGACCTGATGACCGCCGACCCGCTCGACCTGGTCCCGCTGCGCGCGCCGACGATCGGCGGCTGGGCCGACCCGGCGCTGCTGCCGCAGATCCTGACCGTCCGGCGCGACCGGGCGCTGCCCTCCGGTGCGACGCGCCACCTGCTGCTCACGCTCGCGCTCGAACACCCCGGCGGGGCGCGCCCCGACCTCGCCGATGTCGAACGGGCCTGCGACCCCGAGTCGCTCGCCGCCTTCTCCTGGGCGGTGTTCGAGCGGTGGGAGGCGGCCGGGCACCCGGCCAGGGACGGCTGGGCGCTCACCCAGCTCGGCCTGCTCGGCGGCGACGAGGCCGCCCGCCGCCTCACCCCGCTGATCCGCGCGTGGCCCGGCCAGAGCCGCCACAGGAACGCCGCCGCCGGCCTGGACGTCCTGGCCGAGATCGGCACCGACGTCGCGCTCCTGCACCTGCACGGCATCTCCCAGAAGCTGCGGTTCACGGCCCTCAAGGAGCGCGCCCGCCAGAAGATCGACCAGATCGCCGGCGGCCTCGGGCTCACCGAGGACGAACTCGCCGACCGCCTGGTGCCCGACCTCGGGCTCGACGCCGCCGGCACCCTCGTCCTGGACTACGGGCCCCGCCGCTTCACCCTCGGCTTCGACGAGCAGCTCAGGCCCTACGTCCTGGACGACGCGGGCAGGCCGCGCAAGGCGCTGCCCAAACCGGGCGCCAAGGACGACCCCGACCTCGCCCCCGCCGCCCACAAGCGGTTCGCGGCGCTGCGCAAGGACGTGCGCGCCGTGGCCGCCGGCCAGGTGCGCAGGCTGGAGTCCGCCATGGTCCAGCGGCGCTCCTGGGCCCTGCCCGACTTCCAGCGGCTCCTGGCCGGCCACCCGCTGCTGCGCCACATCGTCCGGCGGCTGGTGTGGCTCACCGGCGACGGCACGGCCTTCCGGGTCGCCGAGGACGGCACGCTCGCCGACTCCGCCGACGACGCCCTCGTCCTGGACGGCGCCGCCCGGGTCCGCGTCGCGCACCGCCTCGACCTGGCCGCGGGGGACCTGGCCGCCTGGACGCAGGTGTTCGGCGACTACGAGATCGCGCAGCCGTTCCCGCAACTGGACCGCCCCGTGTACGCCCTCGGCGAGGAGGAACGCCGGACCGGCCGCCTCGCCCGGTTCGACGGCGCCACGGTCCCGCTCGGGCGGCTCCTGCGCCTGGAGCACGACGGCTGGGAGCACGACATGCCCGCCGACGCCGGCATCGTCGGCGGGATGACGCGCGCCCTTCCCGGCGGCGTGGCCGCCGGGCTCGGCTTCGAGCCCGCGGTCGCGATCGGCGACCGCGACCCCGCCGAGCTCGTCACGATCGGCGGCGTCCACGTGACCGGCGACCTGGATGCCGTCCAGGCCAGCGAACTGCTCGCCGAACTTACCGCGGCCACCCAGGGATGA
- a CDS encoding DUF2255 family protein, translated as MSSPATTWNDDEFARINSADEMQIASRRDGGSLSSPRTIWMVEVDGDLYVRSVNGPGSVWFRATRQRRQGRIQAGGVTKDVAYTDVGTGVDPGLNDRIDAAYRTKYHRYSAPVDSITSPQAATTTMRLTPQPAQG; from the coding sequence ATGTCTTCGCCCGCAACGACCTGGAACGACGACGAGTTCGCCCGTATCAACAGCGCCGACGAAATGCAGATCGCCTCGCGCCGCGACGGGGGCTCGCTGAGCAGCCCGCGCACGATCTGGATGGTGGAGGTCGACGGCGACCTGTACGTCCGCTCGGTGAACGGGCCCGGCTCGGTCTGGTTCCGCGCCACCCGCCAACGCCGTCAGGGACGCATCCAGGCCGGCGGCGTCACCAAGGACGTCGCCTACACCGACGTCGGCACCGGCGTCGACCCGGGCCTCAACGACCGGATCGACGCCGCCTACCGCACGAAGTACCACCGCTACTCGGCTCCGGTCGACAGCATCACCAGTCCACAGGCGGCGACCACCACGATGCGCCTCACCCCGCAGCCCGCTCAGGGGTGA
- a CDS encoding cupin domain-containing protein has protein sequence MEILKRQPTSKAPADWFTGDVWWDVIYAGQEPSRMRANLVRFSPCARTDWHSHAMGQTLHIVSGVALIQSRGGQIIEARPGDTVHTPAGEEHWHGATPDAFMEHLALWEGPGPDGGPETVWGEKVTDAEYQGPRTPAT, from the coding sequence ATGGAGATTCTCAAGCGGCAGCCCACCAGCAAGGCCCCGGCCGACTGGTTCACCGGAGACGTGTGGTGGGACGTGATCTACGCCGGGCAGGAGCCGTCAAGGATGCGCGCCAACCTGGTGCGGTTCTCGCCCTGCGCCCGCACCGACTGGCACTCGCACGCGATGGGCCAGACCCTGCACATCGTGTCGGGCGTCGCCCTGATCCAGTCGCGCGGCGGCCAGATCATCGAGGCCCGTCCCGGCGACACCGTCCACACCCCGGCTGGTGAGGAGCACTGGCACGGCGCCACCCCGGACGCCTTCATGGAGCACCTGGCCTTGTGGGAGGGGCCCGGACCGGACGGCGGCCCCGAGACGGTGTGGGGCGAGAAGGTCACCGACGCCGAGTACCAGGGGCCCCGTACCCCGGCGACCTAG
- a CDS encoding glycoside hydrolase family 3 protein, with translation MYRPRTRRRRWLAGITAGALAVTGLGALDASAAQAAPHAGKDPRLMRILRSMSLQEKAAQLFVLQVYGKSATTAEPADVAANRRLYGVDNAAQVVARYHPGGFIYYGDNVTDPRQLAAFSNGIQRAAAAQPLRVPATIAIDQEGGIVARVQPPATQSPGNMALAAGRRSGDARALARITGGELRAIGVNQDYAPDADVNVNPANPVIGVRSFGSDPALVSDMVTAQIGGYRAGGVTPTVKHFPGHGDTTTDSHTGVPHIDHTRAEWERLDLPPFRAAIKQRVDSIMTAHIVVPSLDPSGDPATLSRPILTGILRDRLHYRGVVVTDALDMQGVRDKYGDENIPVLALKAGVDVLLKPPADAQGNGVFPRQLAAVVNAVKSGELTEKRIDESVYRILELKQRRGLFRDPYADESKIGQVVGTPEHLAAAQRATDRTTTLVKNGAGVLPLRPGARKVLVTGWGVSTTASLGTELARRGATATIRQTGLSPGQAQIDEAVAAARDQDLVVAVTNRAWDVKQEPGHNGPGQTELVKALVATGRPVVVVAVRDPYDIAWFPEATTYLATYSYTAEALRSAAKVLFGELDPRGRLPVAVPARDEPGTVLYPFGHGLDY, from the coding sequence ATGTACCGTCCCCGCACGCGCCGGCGCCGGTGGCTCGCCGGCATCACGGCCGGAGCGCTCGCGGTGACCGGCCTCGGCGCATTGGACGCGTCCGCCGCGCAGGCCGCGCCGCACGCCGGCAAGGATCCGCGGCTGATGCGGATCCTGCGGTCGATGTCACTGCAGGAGAAGGCCGCGCAGCTGTTCGTCCTGCAGGTCTACGGCAAGAGCGCCACCACCGCGGAACCGGCCGACGTCGCCGCCAACCGCAGGCTGTACGGGGTCGACAACGCCGCGCAGGTCGTCGCCCGCTACCACCCCGGCGGCTTCATCTACTACGGCGACAACGTCACCGACCCGCGGCAGCTCGCCGCGTTCTCCAACGGCATCCAGCGCGCCGCCGCGGCGCAGCCGCTGCGCGTCCCCGCCACGATCGCCATCGACCAGGAGGGCGGCATCGTCGCCCGCGTCCAGCCGCCCGCGACGCAGTCGCCCGGCAACATGGCCCTGGCCGCCGGGCGCCGCAGCGGCGACGCCCGCGCGCTCGCCCGCATCACCGGCGGCGAACTGCGCGCCATCGGCGTCAACCAGGACTACGCGCCGGACGCCGACGTCAACGTCAACCCGGCCAACCCCGTCATCGGCGTCCGGTCCTTCGGCTCCGACCCCGCCCTGGTGTCGGACATGGTGACCGCGCAGATCGGCGGCTACCGGGCCGGCGGGGTGACCCCGACCGTCAAGCACTTCCCCGGGCACGGCGACACCACCACCGACAGCCACACCGGCGTCCCGCACATCGACCACACCCGCGCCGAATGGGAACGGCTCGACCTGCCCCCGTTCCGCGCCGCGATCAAGCAGCGCGTCGACTCCATCATGACCGCGCACATCGTCGTGCCGTCGCTGGACCCCTCCGGCGACCCCGCCACCCTCTCGCGGCCCATCCTCACCGGCATCCTGCGGGACCGCCTCCACTACCGCGGCGTCGTCGTCACCGACGCCCTGGACATGCAGGGCGTCCGCGACAAGTACGGCGACGAGAACATTCCCGTCCTGGCCCTCAAGGCCGGCGTGGACGTCCTGCTGAAGCCGCCCGCCGACGCCCAGGGCAACGGCGTGTTCCCCCGCCAGCTCGCCGCGGTCGTCAACGCCGTCAAGTCCGGCGAGCTGACCGAGAAGCGCATCGACGAGTCGGTCTACCGGATCCTGGAGCTGAAGCAGCGGCGCGGCCTGTTCCGTGACCCCTACGCCGACGAGTCGAAGATCGGCCAGGTCGTCGGGACGCCCGAACACCTGGCCGCCGCGCAGCGCGCCACCGACCGCACCACGACCCTGGTCAAGAACGGCGCCGGGGTCCTGCCCCTGCGCCCCGGCGCCCGCAAGGTCCTGGTCACCGGATGGGGCGTGTCCACCACCGCGTCCCTCGGCACCGAGCTCGCCCGCCGCGGCGCCACCGCGACCATCCGGCAGACCGGCCTCAGCCCCGGTCAGGCCCAGATCGACGAGGCCGTCGCCGCCGCCCGGGACCAGGACCTGGTCGTCGCCGTCACCAACCGCGCCTGGGACGTCAAGCAGGAGCCCGGTCACAACGGGCCCGGGCAGACGGAGCTCGTCAAGGCGCTCGTCGCCACCGGCAGACCGGTCGTCGTCGTCGCCGTCCGCGACCCCTACGACATCGCCTGGTTCCCCGAGGCGACCACCTACCTGGCGACCTACTCCTACACGGCCGAGGCGCTGCGGTCGGCCGCCAAGGTCCTGTTCGGCGAGCTGGACCCGCGCGGGCGGCTGCCCGTCGCCGTCCCCGCCCGCGACGAACCGGGCACCGTCCTCTACCCGTTCGGGCACGGCCTGGACTACTGA
- a CDS encoding GNAT family N-acetyltransferase, protein MLRPAYPIETERLILRPFRETDLEGLYAYQSLPEVARFLYWEPRSLEESRSFLKQKMSASTVEKEGDWLVLAVEWRETGELIGEVNLQWRSREHRQGEIGYIFNPAYHGKGFATEAAEVVLRLGFEGLDLHRVCGRLDGRNAASARVLERLGLRREAHLVQNEIVKGEWSDEVVYAMLRHEWDARAGS, encoded by the coding sequence ATGCTCCGTCCCGCCTACCCGATCGAGACCGAGCGGCTGATCCTGCGGCCGTTTCGCGAGACCGACCTGGAGGGCCTGTACGCCTACCAGTCCCTGCCCGAGGTGGCCCGCTTCCTGTACTGGGAGCCCCGCTCCCTGGAGGAGTCGCGGTCGTTCCTGAAGCAGAAGATGAGCGCCTCCACCGTGGAGAAGGAGGGCGACTGGCTGGTCCTGGCAGTGGAGTGGCGCGAGACCGGCGAGTTGATCGGCGAGGTCAACCTGCAGTGGCGCAGCCGGGAGCACCGCCAGGGCGAGATCGGCTACATCTTCAACCCCGCCTACCACGGCAAGGGGTTCGCCACCGAGGCAGCCGAGGTGGTGCTGCGGCTGGGCTTCGAGGGGCTGGACCTGCACCGCGTCTGCGGGCGGCTGGACGGCCGCAACGCCGCGTCCGCCCGCGTCCTGGAGCGCCTCGGGCTGCGCCGCGAGGCGCACCTGGTGCAGAACGAGATCGTCAAGGGCGAGTGGAGCGACGAGGTCGTCTACGCGATGCTGCGCCACGAGTGGGACGCCCGCGCCGGTTCCTGA